In Candidatus Sericytochromatia bacterium, one DNA window encodes the following:
- a CDS encoding alpha/beta hydrolase, whose translation MRQVLSTALALAALALAGCAPNVPSAVLRTEAAATPSLTAARALMATAPRGLAPIPERQATVVRNVAYGRHAEQGLDIYGTSERQARRPVVVWVHGGGWKTGDKSNGMDTKRAYFKSLGYVLVSINYRLADPSVPERQRAMHPVQIRDVCAAIGWVKTNIGAHGGDPAAIALMGHSAGGHLVSLAGTHPTYLAEAVGRQGLGALKGVISVDSACYELTRTDSPKQEDLVRNAFGTNVAVRRDASPVHQVASGRQTPPFLVTVQGSPERISEAFAFHQATRQADPRQNGDGFQAVRGYDHNEMSQMIGVPGEQVVTPPVTAFLRQAFGR comes from the coding sequence ATGCGTCAGGTCCTGTCCACCGCCCTCGCCCTCGCCGCCCTCGCCCTCGCGGGCTGCGCGCCGAATGTGCCGTCCGCCGTTCTGAGGACCGAAGCGGCCGCGACGCCCTCGCTCACGGCCGCGCGTGCCCTGATGGCGACCGCCCCCCGCGGGCTCGCGCCCATCCCGGAGCGTCAGGCCACCGTGGTCAGGAACGTGGCCTACGGGCGCCACGCCGAGCAAGGGCTGGATATCTATGGCACGAGCGAGCGTCAAGCGCGCCGTCCGGTGGTGGTCTGGGTACACGGCGGCGGCTGGAAGACGGGCGACAAGTCGAACGGGATGGACACCAAGCGCGCCTACTTCAAGTCGCTGGGCTACGTGCTGGTTTCGATCAACTACCGGCTGGCCGACCCGTCGGTGCCCGAGCGGCAGCGGGCCATGCACCCCGTCCAGATCCGGGACGTTTGCGCGGCGATCGGCTGGGTCAAGACCAACATCGGGGCGCACGGGGGAGACCCGGCGGCAATCGCCCTGATGGGGCACTCGGCCGGCGGCCACCTGGTGTCGCTGGCGGGTACGCACCCGACCTACCTGGCCGAGGCTGTGGGACGTCAGGGCCTCGGTGCCCTGAAGGGTGTCATCAGCGTCGACTCCGCATGCTATGAGCTGACCCGAACGGACAGCCCGAAGCAGGAGGACCTCGTCCGCAACGCCTTCGGCACCAATGTCGCTGTGCGCCGGGACGCGTCACCCGTGCATCAGGTGGCCTCAGGGCGCCAGACGCCGCCGTTCCTGGTGACCGTGCAGGGTTCGCCCGAACGAATCTCCGAGGCCTTTGCCTTCCACCAGGCCACGCGACAGGCCGATCCCCGCCAGAACGGCGACGGCTTTCAAGCCGTCCGGGGCTACGACCACAACGAGATGAGCCAGATGATCGGCGTGCCCGGCGAACAGGTGGTGACACCTCCCGTCACGGCCTTCCTGCGCCAAGCCTTCGGCCGCTGA